One Cydia pomonella isolate Wapato2018A chromosome 14, ilCydPomo1, whole genome shotgun sequence DNA segment encodes these proteins:
- the LOC133525351 gene encoding uncharacterized protein LOC133525351, producing the protein MFPQIKIATRDRDAQRFLWRDKDGEIKEYRMSSMIFGAVSSPFIALYIKNKNAMMHEGDSATACKAIIEDHYMDDYLGSHSNVADAAQLAVDVITVHKKCGFEMRAWTSNHPEALSIVPKELRSDATSDVYLPPSSDVGVLGVKWNPRQDFLGFRGVPQIPTSILTKRILLSNVMKVYDPLGLLMPVVIWGRILIQRLWRAAIGWDTDLPEMYINESKDWFAQLQVAADIKIPRWYMVRSDLSDVQLHVIADGGEQAYACVAYWRFTYSDDSVSTALIGSKARVCPLKPVSIPRLELQAALIASRFAQTILQAHRFKPSATIFWTDSTTVLKWIRSDARAFKPFVAHRLGEILETTNPSDWRWIPTFLNIADDATKPKRTDFTASHRWFTGPQFLVEPSCTWPTERVIDEEEISPDPELKSNLVVLLLDTPHLNLLPDPTRFSSWLRLLRATARFLQGARLFRLKLSRPIDPNSKLYIDNTTSPHQLHAADIIEAEKMLVRHAQRESFPEEISNLRSSKPVPKESRIKKLAPTLDGEGLIRQNTRISSAPGVNDEMKSPMILDGRHYISRLLILHEHIKAAHQFNELILNELRQRYSILRARGTIRSVASACLKCKRWNMKPIHPQTGNLPPERLDHHKRPFTHVGLDYFGPILVTLYRRSEKRYIALYTCLTTRALHLEVVNSLTADSAIMSLRRFIARRGSPTTIFSDNGTNFVGSSRELRTLHDNSVIDYATNHKIDWRFIPPASPFMGGAWERLVRTVKAALRSCLTNRSLKEEVLSTLLLEAESIVNSRPLTYVPSSPDAPEAITPFHFILGSSSVVPWTTSLTDADLSRRCDWRRTLRLADQFWARWLREYLPTLRPRGPNNNALNLSEGDVVLIADPTLPRGLWPLGRIAKVYLGPDGAVRVADVHTKGGMLRRPARKLILMEAAPQPVATSD; encoded by the coding sequence ATGTTCCCCCAGATTAAAATCGCCACAAGGGACAGGGACGCCCAACGCTTTCTCTGGCGCGACAAAGACGGTGAGATCAAGGAATACCGCATGTCATCAATGATTTTCGGCGCGGTTTCGAGTCCTTTCATTGCCCTttatatcaaaaacaaaaacgCGATGATGCACGAAGGTGATTCCGCTACCGCCTGCAAGGCAATAATAGAAGACCACTATATGGACGACTACCTCGGCAGCCACTCTAATGTTGCCGATGCAGCTCAACTAGCCGTCGACGTCATTACAGTGCACAAGAAATGTGGTTTCGAGATGCGAGCGTGGACGTCTAACCATCCAGAGGCACTCTCTATTGTCCCGAAGGAACTTCGTAGCGACGCAACTTCTGATGTTTACCTGCCTCCCAGTAGTGACGTCGGCGTCTTGGGCGTTAAATGGAATCCACGGCAAGATTTCTTAGGGTTTCGTGGCGTACCTCAGATACCGACCAGCATTTTAACAAAACGCATTCTGCTATCGAACGTCATGAAAGTCTATGACCCTCTTGGCCTACTGATGCCGGTCGTTATTTGGGGTCGCATTTTAATTCAGAGATTATGGCGGGCAGCTATTGGTTGGGACACAGACTTACCTGAGATGTACATAAACGAATCTAAGGACTGGTTTGCACAGCTGCAGGTTGCAGCAGATATTAAAATCCCTCGCTGGTACATGGTCAGGTCAGATTTGTCGGACGTTCAGCTGCACGTCATCGCCGACGGTGGCGAACAAGCCTACGCCTGCGTTGCCTATTGGCGTTTCACTTACAGCGATGACTCTGTATCGACAGCGCTCATCGGTAGCAAGGCCCGAGTTTGTCCCCTGAAACCGGTTTCCATCCCAAGACTGGAATTACAAGCGGCGCTCATTGCGTCGCGTTTTGCGCAGACAATTCTGCAAGCCCACCGTTTCAAGCCCTCCGCAACCATTTTCTGGACTGACTCAACCACTGTCCTAAAGTGGATCCGGAGTGACGCTCGCGCTTTTAAACCTTTCGTAGCACACAGGTTGGGAGAGATATTGGAAACCACCAATCCATCCGATTGGAGGTGGATCCCTACCTTTCTCAACATCGCTGACGATGcgacaaaaccaaaacgaactGACTTTACTGCATCTCATCGGTGGTTCACCGGCCCACAGTTCCTTGTTGAACCGTCCTGTACTTGGCCGACCGAACGCGTCATTGACGAGGAAGAGATCTCACCAGACCCtgaattaaaatcaaatctgGTGGTTCTGCTGCTCGACACCCCACACTTGAATTTGTTACCTGATCCAACGCGTTTTAGCTCCTGGCTACGTTTACTACGTGCCACGGCCCGTTTTCTTCAGGGCGCACGCCTATTCCGGCTTAAACTGTCTCGGCCAATAGATCCAAATTCCAAACTTTACATTGATAACACCACGTCTCCCCACCAGCTTCACGCGGCAGATATAATAGAAGCAGAGAAGATGTTGGTCCGTCATGCACAGAGAGAGAGTTTTCCTGAGGAAATATCGAACTTACGATCTTCGAAGCCAGTGCCCAAGGAGAGTCGGATTAAGAAACTCGCACCCACACTAGATGGAGAAGGCCTAATACGTCAAAACACGCGCATAAGTTCCGCACCGGGAGTGAATGACGAGATGAAATCACCCATGATCCTCGACGGCCGCCACTATATTTCACGACTCTTGATCCTCCACGAACATATCAAAGCCGCGCATCAGTTTAATGAGCTCATCCTGAATGAACTTCGGCAAAGATATTCAATCTTAAGAGCCAGAGGAACCATCCGTAGCGTAGCAAGCGCCTGCTTGAAGTGCAAGAGATGGAACATGAAACCTATCCATCCTCAGACCGGCAACTTACCACCAGAACGTCTGGATCACCATAAAAGACCATTCACCCACGTGGGTCTCGATTACTTTGGCCCGATCCTGGTAACGCTATATCGGCGGAGCGAGAAACGATACATTGCCTTATATACGTGCCTCACAACCAGAGCGCTTCACCTCGAAGTCGTGAACTCACTCACTGCAGATAGTGCTATAATGAGCCTCAGACGCTTCATTGCTCGCCGTGGATCGCCCACCACCATATTTTCCGATAACGGGACTAACTTTGTTGGCTCTTCCCGCGAACTGCGCACCCTACACGACAATTCGGTCATAGATTACGCCACTAACCATAAAATTGACTGGCGTTTTATACCACCTGCATCCCCGTTTATGGGCGGCGCCTGGGAGCGGCTTGTGCGGACGGTGAAAGCAGCCCTCAGATCCTGCCTAACAAATCGATCATTGAAGGAAGAGGTCCTGTCAACGCTCCTACTCGAGGCTGAATCAATAGTAAATTCAAGGCCACTAACATACGTCCCGTCTTCCCCAGATGCACCAGAGGCAATAACACCTTTTCATTTCATCCTGGGCTCCTCATCAGTAGTACCATGGACCACGTCGCTGACAGACGCAGATCTATCCCGACGATGTGACTGGCGAAGAACCCTGCGCCTAGCAGATCAGTTTtgggcacgttggctacgcgagtATTTACCGACGCTTCGACCGAGGGGACCCAACAACAACGCGTTAAATCTTAGCGAGGGTGATGTGGTGTTGATCGCCGATCCTACCCTTCCTCGTGGTTTGTGGCCACTAGGAAGGATAGCAAAGGTTTACTTAGGACCCGACGGAGCGGTCCGCGTGGCAGACGTCCACACCAAAGGAGGCATGCTACGCAGACCGGCCCGGAAACTTATTCTGATGGAGGCCGCACCTCAGCCAGTAGCCACCAGTGATTAG